Proteins co-encoded in one Lasioglossum baleicum chromosome 3, iyLasBale1, whole genome shotgun sequence genomic window:
- the LOC143221741 gene encoding uncharacterized protein LOC143221741 isoform X1 produces the protein MMLIKSFFRRIIKDFRHKELLPLKMIFFVQASTLYVLYPYLTIHMRELGINVEETAIMSAITPVIAMVMPPLAGMFADRVGNFKVLLSLFSSFGGFAALLLLLVPIGRITVEFPNRVVMDVGCTGNNGLLYTMSQSHPCETKLQEKISTRLESCGYMCRVDVYNDTDVESILSSRMYTIMRHNLETGSNSTIKYTIAQDDMPVKPKDEDIREYRRLSNNEHFKTSIRQISKNEYFFPTNQLYEFACTVSGFIEDFETSTFNTAMSNRIYENRTLCSFNPILTLKDNASKTINYHSFKSKLKNVEVTEEDRQLMRQRYLSEEMSWTGDQFEKITCGNPDLETEKIVLDLPLINYTQSAAPYKLLNSDDCHKRCIVTAPRKEVCSNKDMELEFNIRLTFWLYFVIRVFISVIGGTTFAMFEGAVIAILREQKADYGLQRIYGSIGGMISSPLSGLLIDYASRDKSYTDFRPAFYLYAALKLMSGVLMLAINLEFKSPATNVIRDVFTVLRNIEAAALFIACFILGTAWGYIESFLFWLIQDLGGSRSLMGITITVGGIAGIPLLVLSGPIISKIGHANVLFIGFVFYAIRLCGYSIIYNPWHTLIFEALESVTLSLSFTAAVTYAAKLSTTTTDTSIQGLLGGVYYGVGKGSGSLIGGYLMKAFGTRPTYRIFAALTLITGVMYYIFNVAYLKKRPQTEGNDIVKKKPKKMENQNGGVEPAIIEMAMEEKKPSDESKENESNNLSGIDNQAFSKGSENGNELRDEDNRSANNMETINNAKNLDQIEKAEDNSRKKLKKTKKTEERMKTKECSRQNGTTNPGYDDEQDRCNVTIESQPDDKK, from the exons ATGATGTTGATCAAGAGCTTCTTCCGGAGGATCATTAAAGACTTCCGGCATAAAGAGCTGCTACCCctgaaaatgatatttttcgTTCAGGCATCCA CACTCTATGTACTTTATCCATATTTGACGATACATATGAGGGAGCTTGGCATAAATGTGGAGGAGACAGCCATAATGAGTGCCATTACGCCAGTGATCGCTATGGTGATGCCACCCTTAGCCGGAATGTTTGCAGATCGTGTGGGAAATTTCAAA GTTTTATTGTCCCTGTTCTCTTCATTTGGCGGATTCGCGGCTCTGTTACTGTTGCTCGTGCCGATTGGCAGGATAACCGTGGAATTTCCGAACAGAGTGGTTATGGACGTTGGCTGCACAGGGAATAACGGGCTGCTTTACACGATGAGCCAGAGTCATCCTTGCGAGACAAAGTTGCAAGAAAAGATCTCCACCAGGCTAGAAAGTTGCGG CTATATGTGCCGAGTGGACGTTTACAATGACACCGACGTGGAGTCCATTTTGTCATCGAGGATGTACACGATCATGCGACACAATTTGGAAACGGGTAGCAACTCCACGATTAAGTATACCATTGCTCAGGATGACATGCCAGTG AAACCGAAAGACGAAGACATCCGGGAGTATCGGAGGCTATCAAATAACGAGCACTTCAAGACGTCGATCCGTCAGATCTCGAAGAACGAGTATTTCTTCCCGACGAATCAATTATACGAATTCGCGTGCACGGTGTCGGGATTCATCGAGGACTTCGAGACATCGACCTTCAACACTGCCATGTCGAACAGAATCTACGAGAATCGAACTCTTTGCAGTTTCAATCCCATATTGACGCTCAAG GATAACGCGAGCAAAACGATAAACTACCATTCGTTCAAATCGAAGCTGAAGAATGTGGAAGTGACGGAAGAGGATCGTCAGCTGATGCGTCAAAGATATTTATCGGAGGAGATGTCGTGGACCGGAGATCAATTCGAAAAGATCACTTGCGGCAATCCTGATCTCGAAACCGAGAAAATCGTTTTGGATCTGCCCCTGATCAATTACACTCAGAGCGCAGCGCCGTACAAGCTCCTAAACAGCGACGATTGTCATAAACGGTGTATAGTAACCGCGCCGCGCAAGGAAGTTTGCTCCAACAAGGACATGGAACTCGAGTTCAATATTAGATTGACTTTCTGGCTCTACTTTGTCATCAGGGTCTTCATTA gTGTGATCGGCGGTACCACGTTCGCCATGTTCGAGGGTGCAGTGATCGCCATATTACGAGAGCAGAAAGCCGATTATGGGCTTCAGAGGATCTACGGCAGTATCGGAGGCATGATCTCCTCCCCGCTTTCTGGACTCTTGATCGATTACGCGAGTCGTGACAAGAGTTACACGGATTTCAG GCCTGCGTTCTACCTGTACGCGGCGCTGAAGCTGATGTCGGGAGTACTGATGCTCGCCATTAATTTAGAATTCAAATCACCGGCGACAAACGTGATTCGCGACGTTTTCACTGTGCTGAGGAACATAGAGGCTGCCGCCCTCTTCATCGCATGCTTCATTCTCG gaACAGCTTGGGGCTACATCGAGTCGTTCCTCTTTTGGCTGATCCAGGACTTAGGGGGATCAAGATCACTCATGGGTATCACCATAACCGTAGGCGGTATAGCCGGCATACCATTACTGGTTCTATCTGGCCCAATCATATCAAAGATCGGCCATGCCAATGTACTGTTCATAGGCTTCGTTTTTTACGCCATAAGACTTTGCG GTTACTCAATCATTTACAATCCGTGGCACACGCTCATTTTCGAGGCGCTCGAATCAGTGACTTTGTCACTCAGTTTCACCGCTGCTGTTACTTACGCCGCTAAATTGTCTACTACTACCACTGACACCTCGATACAAGGACTGTTGGGTGGTGTTTACTATGGAGTAG GCAAGGGTTCCGGAAGTCTGATCGGCGGCTACCTAATGAAAGCGTTCGGGACACGTCCAACGTATCGAATCTTCGCTGCGTTGACATTGATCACGGGTGTGATGTATTACATCTTCAACGTGGCGTACTTGAAGAAGCGTCCGCAGACGGAGGGCAACGATATCGTGAAGAAGAAACCGAAGAAAATGGAGAATCAGAACGGCGGTGTTGAGCCGGCGATTATCGAGATGGCGATGGAGGAGAAGAAGCCTAGCGACGAGTCGAAAGAGAACGAGTCGAACAATTTGTCCGGTATCGATAACCAGGCGTTCTCGAAGGGATCGGAGAACGGAAACGAGCTCCGGGACGAGGACAATAGATCTGCGAACAATATGGAGACGATCAACAACGCGAAGAACCTCGATCAAATCGAGAAAGCTGAGGATAACAGCCGGAAGAAgctgaagaagacgaagaaaacCGAAGAACGAATGAAAACGAAAGAATGTTCGCGGCAAAACGGCACGACGAATCCGGGCTACGACGACGAACAGGATCGATGTAATGTCACCATCGAGAGCCAACCGGACGACAAGAAGTGA
- the LOC143221741 gene encoding uncharacterized protein LOC143221741 isoform X2, producing the protein MCRVDVYNDTDVESILSSRMYTIMRHNLETGSNSTIKYTIAQDDMPVKPKDEDIREYRRLSNNEHFKTSIRQISKNEYFFPTNQLYEFACTVSGFIEDFETSTFNTAMSNRIYENRTLCSFNPILTLKDNASKTINYHSFKSKLKNVEVTEEDRQLMRQRYLSEEMSWTGDQFEKITCGNPDLETEKIVLDLPLINYTQSAAPYKLLNSDDCHKRCIVTAPRKEVCSNKDMELEFNIRLTFWLYFVIRVFISVIGGTTFAMFEGAVIAILREQKADYGLQRIYGSIGGMISSPLSGLLIDYASRDKSYTDFRPAFYLYAALKLMSGVLMLAINLEFKSPATNVIRDVFTVLRNIEAAALFIACFILGTAWGYIESFLFWLIQDLGGSRSLMGITITVGGIAGIPLLVLSGPIISKIGHANVLFIGFVFYAIRLCGYSIIYNPWHTLIFEALESVTLSLSFTAAVTYAAKLSTTTTDTSIQGLLGGVYYGVGKGSGSLIGGYLMKAFGTRPTYRIFAALTLITGVMYYIFNVAYLKKRPQTEGNDIVKKKPKKMENQNGGVEPAIIEMAMEEKKPSDESKENESNNLSGIDNQAFSKGSENGNELRDEDNRSANNMETINNAKNLDQIEKAEDNSRKKLKKTKKTEERMKTKECSRQNGTTNPGYDDEQDRCNVTIESQPDDKK; encoded by the exons ATGTGCCGAGTGGACGTTTACAATGACACCGACGTGGAGTCCATTTTGTCATCGAGGATGTACACGATCATGCGACACAATTTGGAAACGGGTAGCAACTCCACGATTAAGTATACCATTGCTCAGGATGACATGCCAGTG AAACCGAAAGACGAAGACATCCGGGAGTATCGGAGGCTATCAAATAACGAGCACTTCAAGACGTCGATCCGTCAGATCTCGAAGAACGAGTATTTCTTCCCGACGAATCAATTATACGAATTCGCGTGCACGGTGTCGGGATTCATCGAGGACTTCGAGACATCGACCTTCAACACTGCCATGTCGAACAGAATCTACGAGAATCGAACTCTTTGCAGTTTCAATCCCATATTGACGCTCAAG GATAACGCGAGCAAAACGATAAACTACCATTCGTTCAAATCGAAGCTGAAGAATGTGGAAGTGACGGAAGAGGATCGTCAGCTGATGCGTCAAAGATATTTATCGGAGGAGATGTCGTGGACCGGAGATCAATTCGAAAAGATCACTTGCGGCAATCCTGATCTCGAAACCGAGAAAATCGTTTTGGATCTGCCCCTGATCAATTACACTCAGAGCGCAGCGCCGTACAAGCTCCTAAACAGCGACGATTGTCATAAACGGTGTATAGTAACCGCGCCGCGCAAGGAAGTTTGCTCCAACAAGGACATGGAACTCGAGTTCAATATTAGATTGACTTTCTGGCTCTACTTTGTCATCAGGGTCTTCATTA gTGTGATCGGCGGTACCACGTTCGCCATGTTCGAGGGTGCAGTGATCGCCATATTACGAGAGCAGAAAGCCGATTATGGGCTTCAGAGGATCTACGGCAGTATCGGAGGCATGATCTCCTCCCCGCTTTCTGGACTCTTGATCGATTACGCGAGTCGTGACAAGAGTTACACGGATTTCAG GCCTGCGTTCTACCTGTACGCGGCGCTGAAGCTGATGTCGGGAGTACTGATGCTCGCCATTAATTTAGAATTCAAATCACCGGCGACAAACGTGATTCGCGACGTTTTCACTGTGCTGAGGAACATAGAGGCTGCCGCCCTCTTCATCGCATGCTTCATTCTCG gaACAGCTTGGGGCTACATCGAGTCGTTCCTCTTTTGGCTGATCCAGGACTTAGGGGGATCAAGATCACTCATGGGTATCACCATAACCGTAGGCGGTATAGCCGGCATACCATTACTGGTTCTATCTGGCCCAATCATATCAAAGATCGGCCATGCCAATGTACTGTTCATAGGCTTCGTTTTTTACGCCATAAGACTTTGCG GTTACTCAATCATTTACAATCCGTGGCACACGCTCATTTTCGAGGCGCTCGAATCAGTGACTTTGTCACTCAGTTTCACCGCTGCTGTTACTTACGCCGCTAAATTGTCTACTACTACCACTGACACCTCGATACAAGGACTGTTGGGTGGTGTTTACTATGGAGTAG GCAAGGGTTCCGGAAGTCTGATCGGCGGCTACCTAATGAAAGCGTTCGGGACACGTCCAACGTATCGAATCTTCGCTGCGTTGACATTGATCACGGGTGTGATGTATTACATCTTCAACGTGGCGTACTTGAAGAAGCGTCCGCAGACGGAGGGCAACGATATCGTGAAGAAGAAACCGAAGAAAATGGAGAATCAGAACGGCGGTGTTGAGCCGGCGATTATCGAGATGGCGATGGAGGAGAAGAAGCCTAGCGACGAGTCGAAAGAGAACGAGTCGAACAATTTGTCCGGTATCGATAACCAGGCGTTCTCGAAGGGATCGGAGAACGGAAACGAGCTCCGGGACGAGGACAATAGATCTGCGAACAATATGGAGACGATCAACAACGCGAAGAACCTCGATCAAATCGAGAAAGCTGAGGATAACAGCCGGAAGAAgctgaagaagacgaagaaaacCGAAGAACGAATGAAAACGAAAGAATGTTCGCGGCAAAACGGCACGACGAATCCGGGCTACGACGACGAACAGGATCGATGTAATGTCACCATCGAGAGCCAACCGGACGACAAGAAGTGA
- the LOC143221743 gene encoding uncharacterized protein LOC143221743 has product MIRILISFLLANLSATSVLPEVMSYAKVSRNGQQDTDLGTGQTSWITRMITSSNGTENEGRSVKNIAITASPVYVAPKGPKLQNGEAVDYATGSRYSTLDYDMLAKLNGRKQLQDRYHPSPIYAFKNKDPAKDPKDSPRPVQATRPIGPPNSPPSGPPSGPPSSSGFDYLKQPFVDGYDYKPPDFLNDKPISKPSEYLSDKPMPKPPDYLADKPISKPLSMDDYSDFEISDKPPDSYKPDASFDSHDSDYSDFPSNSYPSDPPPKPIEYSAPLDHPPFDGHTYGHDHDHDFHHELIYDHIPEYHEHTEKPEMNDQRLDKRPYSYYFIGKKLWYVPLYFSIYFIIYIAALVLKSIARHKITFPAHLAEAVEHSRAYANFSWWDLAARILEGVESFAEKYGRAS; this is encoded by the exons ATGATACGCATATTGATCTCGTTTCTTTTAGCGAATCTGTCAGCCACTTCGGTATTGCCGGAAGTGATGTCGTACGCGAAAGTGTCGAGGAACGGCCAGCAAGATACCGACCTGGGAACTGGCCAGACGTCGTGGATCACAAG AATGATAACGAGCAGCAATGGAACGGAAAACGAGGGCAGAAGCGTGAAAAACATAGCAATCACGGCTTCTCCTGTGTACGTCGCGCCGAAAGGCCCGAAACTGCAAAATGGCGAGGCTGTCGATTATGCGACCGGTTCGAG GTACTCGACGCTGGATTACGATATGTTGGCGAAGCTGAACGGTAGGAAGCAACTCCAAGACAGATACCATCCGTCACCGATTTACGCTTTCAAGAACAAGGATCCTGCGAAGGACCCGAAGGACAGTCCGAGACCTGTTCAAGCGACACGGCCAATTGGTCCTCCGAATAGTCCTCCGAGCGGACCACCCAGCGGACCGCCGTCCTCGAGCGGGTTCGACTACTTGAAGCAGCCGTTCGTAGACGGTTACGACTACAAACCTCCCGATTTTCTAAACGACAAACCAATCTCGAAGCCGTCCGAGTATCTCAGCGATAAACCGATGCCGAAACCGCCGGATTATCTCGCGGACAAGCCCATCTCGAAGCCGCTGTCCATGGACGACTACTCGGACTTCGAGATCAGCGACAAG CCTCCAGATTCCTACAAGCCAGACGCCTCGTTCGATTCGCATGACTCAGATTACTCCGATTTTCCATCCAATTCCTATCCCAGCGATCCCCCGCCGAAACCGATCGAGTATTCTGCTCCCCTAGATCATCCACCGTTCGATGGCCACACGTACGGTcacgatcacgatcacgatttccatCACGAGTTGATCTATGATCACATACCCGAGTACCACGAGCACACCGAGAAGCCGGAAATGAACGATCAGAGGCTGGACAAGAGGCCCTACTCGTACTATTTCATAGGGAAGAAGCTCTGGTATGTTCCGCTGTACTTCAGCATCTACTTCATCATTTACATCGCTGCTCTGGTGCTGAAGAGCATAGCCAGGCACAAGATTACGTTCCCGGCTCATCTTGCGGAAGCCGTCGAGCACTCGAGAGCGTACGCGAACTTCAGCTGGTGGGATCTCGCAGCACGGATACTGGAGGGGGTCGAGAGTTTTGCGGAGAAGTATGGGAGGGCTTCTTAG